From one Flavobacteriales bacterium genomic stretch:
- a CDS encoding HYR domain-containing protein gives MGTHQFTDTIFDANGNFSICDWSITVLDTIAPMIVCPASYSSTYVTGQCGADVSLNPPDSLSDNCTSVAWTSTHGDGLWLPDTVTVTYTAIDPSGNTSACSFVVISGDYEAPLVTCPPTIELTAGASCKAAVPNVTGMATSVMDNCTSSLSLLQDLAVGSLVQTGDIIHIYTTDAWANVGQCPMTVVTIDNDPPVFDNCPGPGTIVLNTDPNSCEHLYTFPTIESSDNCDADTESDYRAFILESGNTLWQEVTGQLNHAFAPGLHQIMEIHRDDSGNQDTCAWSVNVVDSNAPSISCPAFVAQLNAGANCTVSLPDYTLSATVAGNCSGNTGVVVSQSPAPGASVGTGTVTVTLTATQGGLSANCAFSVSIVDATPPAFANCPGDISMTSVANTCGATATWTPPTVIDNCPGATIVQTDGQAPGSTFAIGTHAIEYTATDAAGLQSTCSFEIEVTDDDAPTVACPLYDEYPLLLSGPGCSLVFPDLRDSITVSDCSAWTNTMTPAPGTVFNQDTLVNMTMWIEDAFGNGLWNNHTIRIAGQTSDTTAVSACDSYIWAVDGNTYTASGSYAYTLGCHTETLDLTITPSTSNHSVATACNSYTWAADGIAYTASGSYSHIVGCHTETLELIIIVPGTPCDDGDPTTGNDVYGADCSCAGQLIDCTNVPGGAALPGTPCDDGDPTTGNDAYDLNCNCVGVLIDCTNVPGGAALPGTPCDDGDPTTGNDAYDLNCNCVGVLIDCANVPGGAALPGTPCDDGDPATGNDVYGADCSCAGQLIDCTNVPGGAALPGTPCDDGDPTTGNDVYGADCSCAGQLIDCTNVPGGAALPGTPCDDGDPTTGNDAYDLNCNCVGVLIDCTNVPGGSALPGTPCDDGDPPRATMPTTSTATASVC, from the coding sequence TTGGGGACGCACCAATTCACCGACACGATCTTCGACGCGAACGGGAACTTCAGTATCTGCGACTGGTCAATCACCGTGCTGGACACGATAGCTCCGATGATCGTGTGCCCGGCCAGCTATTCGAGCACGTACGTTACCGGTCAGTGCGGGGCGGATGTCAGCCTGAATCCGCCCGATTCATTGAGCGATAACTGCACAAGTGTCGCGTGGACCTCGACCCATGGTGATGGACTGTGGCTTCCAGATACCGTAACCGTGACCTATACCGCAATCGATCCATCGGGCAACACGAGCGCATGCAGCTTCGTGGTGATCAGCGGCGACTATGAGGCCCCCTTGGTGACCTGCCCGCCGACGATTGAACTCACTGCAGGCGCCTCATGCAAGGCAGCAGTGCCTAATGTGACCGGCATGGCGACCAGCGTCATGGACAACTGCACCAGCTCGCTGAGTTTGCTGCAGGACCTCGCAGTGGGCAGCCTGGTCCAGACAGGGGACATCATCCACATCTACACAACCGATGCATGGGCGAACGTAGGCCAGTGCCCGATGACCGTGGTCACCATCGACAACGATCCACCGGTGTTCGACAACTGTCCTGGGCCCGGAACGATTGTCCTGAATACCGACCCTAACAGCTGTGAGCACCTGTACACCTTCCCGACGATCGAGAGCTCGGACAACTGCGATGCTGACACCGAGAGCGATTATCGCGCCTTCATCCTGGAGTCGGGCAATACGCTTTGGCAAGAGGTGACCGGACAGTTGAACCACGCGTTCGCTCCAGGGCTTCATCAGATCATGGAAATCCACCGTGATGACAGCGGCAACCAGGATACGTGCGCGTGGAGCGTGAATGTGGTCGATTCGAACGCCCCTTCCATCTCCTGCCCCGCCTTTGTTGCGCAACTCAATGCAGGCGCGAATTGCACCGTGTCCTTGCCGGATTACACCCTCAGCGCGACTGTTGCAGGGAATTGCAGCGGGAACACCGGCGTGGTGGTCTCGCAATCACCGGCACCGGGCGCATCCGTAGGCACCGGTACGGTCACGGTCACGCTGACAGCCACACAGGGCGGTCTGAGCGCCAACTGCGCATTCAGCGTGAGCATCGTTGATGCCACACCTCCGGCATTCGCGAATTGCCCAGGGGACATATCGATGACCTCCGTGGCCAACACATGCGGTGCAACGGCCACGTGGACTCCGCCAACTGTGATCGACAACTGCCCAGGCGCAACGATCGTCCAGACCGATGGCCAAGCGCCAGGAAGCACGTTCGCGATCGGCACGCACGCAATCGAGTACACCGCCACCGACGCCGCCGGCCTGCAGAGCACATGCTCCTTCGAGATAGAAGTGACAGATGACGATGCACCCACAGTAGCATGCCCGCTATACGACGAATACCCGCTCCTGCTCAGCGGCCCGGGTTGCTCACTCGTTTTCCCTGACCTCCGGGACAGTATCACCGTGAGCGATTGCAGCGCCTGGACCAACACGATGACACCCGCTCCGGGCACGGTGTTCAACCAGGACACGCTGGTGAACATGACCATGTGGATCGAGGATGCATTCGGAAATGGGCTATGGAATAACCACACGATCCGGATAGCCGGGCAAACGTCTGATACGACGGCGGTCAGTGCCTGCGACAGCTACATCTGGGCTGTGGATGGCAATACCTACACTGCCAGCGGCAGCTACGCCTACACTCTTGGCTGCCACACCGAGACCCTCGACCTCACTATCACGCCCAGCACCAGCAACCACTCGGTCGCTACCGCCTGCAACAGCTACACCTGGGCGGCCGATGGAATCGCCTACACTGCCAGCGGCAGTTATTCCCACATCGTTGGCTGCCACACCGAGACCCTGGAACTCATCATTATCGTTCCCGGAACGCCCTGCGATGACGGCGATCCCACCACCGGCAACGATGTGTATGGCGCGGATTGCTCCTGCGCTGGACAGCTGATCGATTGCACCAACGTCCCCGGAGGCGCAGCGCTTCCCGGAACGCCCTGCGATGACGGCGACCCCACCACGGGCAACGACGCCTACGACCTCAACTGCAACTGCGTCGGTGTGCTGATCGATTGCACCAACGTCCCCGGAGGCGCAGCGCTGCCCGGAACGCCCTGCGATGACGGCGATCCCACCACCGGCAACGATGCCTACGACCTCAACTGCAACTGCGTCGGTGTGCTGATCGATTGCGCCAACGTCCCCGGAGGCGCAGCGCTTCCCGGAACGCCCTGCGATGACGGCGATCCCGCCACCGGCAACGATGTGTACGGCGCGGATTGCTCTTGCGCAGGACAGCTGATCGATTGCACCAACGTCCCCGGAGGCGCAGCGCTTCCCGGAACGCCCTGCGATGACGGCGATCCCACCACCGGCAACGACGTGTATGGCGCGGATTGCTCCTGCGCTGGACAGCTGATCGATTGCACCAACGTCCCCGGAGGCGCAGCGCTGCCCGGAACGCCCTGCGATGACGGCGATCCCACCACCGGCAACGATGCCTACGACCTCAACTGCAACTGCGTCGGTGTGCTGATCGATTGCACCAACGTCCCCGGCGGATCGGCGCTGCCCGGAACGCCCTGTGATGACGGCGATCCGCCACGGGCAACGATGCCTACGACCTCAACTGCAACTGCGTCGGTGTGCTGA
- a CDS encoding sigma-70 family RNA polymerase sigma factor — translation MGSDQGFDDRQVALAKSSTEAFGPLYERYFGDVFRFILRRAADRELTADLTQQAFVKAMLSIDRYESRGLPFRAWLYRIALNELRMHWRKRKEVLIDMSTKQVKGMVAEMELLLDPSDMERVAQALSGLEEARAQLIHLRFMDGLSYQEVGEVLGIGEDAAKMRTHRTLNALRSYLAPKA, via the coding sequence ATGGGATCCGATCAAGGGTTCGACGACCGGCAAGTGGCCCTGGCCAAAAGCTCTACAGAGGCTTTCGGGCCCTTGTATGAGCGATACTTCGGTGACGTCTTCCGCTTCATCCTCCGCCGAGCAGCAGATCGTGAACTCACGGCCGACCTCACCCAACAGGCATTCGTGAAAGCCATGCTATCCATCGATCGTTACGAATCGCGCGGACTTCCATTCCGGGCATGGCTTTATCGCATAGCGCTGAACGAACTGCGCATGCACTGGCGGAAGAGAAAGGAAGTCCTCATCGACATGAGCACGAAGCAGGTGAAGGGCATGGTGGCAGAGATGGAGCTTCTTTTGGATCCCTCGGACATGGAGCGCGTGGCCCAAGCGCTCTCCGGCCTCGAGGAGGCCCGCGCCCAGCTGATCCACTTGCGCTTCATGGATGGGCTCAGCTATCAAGAAGTCGGCGAGGTGCTCGGCATCGGGGAGGATGCGGCCAAGATGCGCACCCACCGGACGCTCAATGCGCTGCGATCCTACCTTGCACCGAAGGCATGA
- a CDS encoding T9SS type A sorting domain-containing protein translates to MKKATALLASFCSMGLACMAQPIVDITLADNGNNQLEVRLRPNGPFNHMVSNVVFTLRWQESLGPALSLFEPTWPQSEYLPLSSTAIENPGNGYLYRTYNAVALSPMHAFDRAWEGGLEYPVCVMNVLTPGVEVFLGNDEFTSANNRDYFVSLNGLDRTGTVFPSPVAPVSAKAINSGNGFMDVLLTPESDYFGWVNEIDFTLRWPANGSSLGAIIQDYGIAEALPITKVGGEVTANGQTYQRFHGEGASSLARAQLGWIANEDHLVLRLPITGSIADAAVADDAWTSQSEGAYSILLNGQQMAGGTDDLSASNGPAFSEVIPAMQVVGDELHVSTSPNGTGALLLTVLNAAGQPVAGQRAKWGTTHRINMAAWPSGIYILRAQTDSGTTARRFLR, encoded by the coding sequence ATGAAGAAAGCGACTGCACTATTGGCCTCTTTCTGCTCGATGGGCCTGGCGTGCATGGCACAGCCTATTGTCGATATCACGCTAGCGGACAACGGGAATAATCAGCTCGAGGTGAGGTTGCGCCCGAATGGGCCATTCAACCACATGGTCAGCAATGTGGTGTTCACCCTCCGGTGGCAGGAGTCCTTGGGGCCGGCACTCTCGTTATTCGAGCCCACCTGGCCGCAATCCGAGTACCTGCCGCTATCCTCCACCGCGATCGAGAACCCCGGCAATGGCTACTTGTACCGCACCTACAACGCTGTCGCGCTCTCGCCCATGCACGCTTTCGATCGCGCGTGGGAAGGCGGCCTGGAATATCCGGTTTGCGTGATGAACGTGCTGACTCCCGGCGTAGAGGTATTCCTGGGCAACGACGAGTTCACGAGCGCGAACAACCGCGACTACTTCGTTTCGCTCAATGGCCTCGATCGGACGGGAACCGTGTTCCCGAGCCCCGTAGCGCCTGTCTCGGCGAAAGCCATCAACAGCGGCAATGGATTCATGGATGTCCTTCTCACACCGGAATCGGACTACTTCGGCTGGGTGAATGAGATCGACTTCACACTGCGCTGGCCCGCGAACGGCAGCAGCCTTGGGGCCATCATCCAGGACTATGGGATTGCCGAAGCCTTGCCGATTACGAAAGTGGGCGGCGAGGTGACCGCGAACGGACAGACCTATCAGCGCTTCCACGGAGAAGGCGCGAGCAGCCTCGCGCGCGCGCAGCTCGGATGGATCGCGAACGAGGACCACCTGGTGCTGCGCCTGCCGATCACCGGCTCCATCGCCGATGCTGCGGTGGCTGATGATGCATGGACCAGCCAGAGTGAGGGAGCCTACAGCATCCTCTTGAATGGCCAGCAAATGGCAGGCGGCACGGATGATCTCAGTGCCAGCAACGGCCCTGCATTCAGTGAGGTGATACCGGCCATGCAGGTAGTAGGCGATGAATTGCATGTGAGCACTTCACCCAACGGCACGGGCGCGTTGCTGCTCACGGTGCTCAATGCAGCTGGCCAGCCCGTTGCGGGCCAGCGCGCCAAATGGGGCACCACCCACCGGATCAACATGGCCGCCTGGCCCAGCGGGATCTATATCCTTCGGGCGCAGACCGATTCAGGAACGACAGCACGGCGATTCCTGCGCTAG